ACTGGTCCAGCACCCGGGAATCGTACGCCTTCAATCGAATTCGAATCTTTTCGTTCAGCATAAAATTTAGGCAATAATCTCCGCAACCGTACCGGCGCCGACCGTACGTCCGCCTTCACGAATGGCGAACCGCAGCCCCTTTTCCAACGCCACCGGCGTGATCAATTCGATCGCCAGGCTCACATTGTCCCCCGGCATCACCATCTCCA
This genomic interval from Terriglobia bacterium contains the following:
- the tuf gene encoding elongation factor Tu (EF-Tu; promotes GTP-dependent binding of aminoacyl-tRNA to the A-site of ribosomes during protein biosynthesis; when the tRNA anticodon matches the mRNA codon, GTP hydrolysis results; the inactive EF-Tu-GDP leaves the ribosome and release of GDP is promoted by elongation factor Ts; many prokaryotes have two copies of the gene encoding EF-Tu); this encodes EMVMPGDNVSLAIELITPVALEKGLRFAIREGGRTVGAGTVAEIIA